One Archangium violaceum genomic window, GGCGACCTCTGCCTCGAGCTCCTTGCGGCGCGAAGCCTGCCGGAGATGCTCGACCGACTCTCCCACGCGATCGCCCTTCGTGCCCACCAGACATTCGACCCGGCCTCGGCACGGCTCGCTCGCCGCGCGGTGCGCTTGTTCGAAGGAGACGAGGTTCGGGTGGAGAGCGTGGCGGAGCGGCTTGGCGTCACGGCGCGGCATCTTCGCCGCGCCTTCACGGAGAGCGTCGGCATCGGGCCGAAGGATTTCGCGCGGGCCGTTCGCCTGCAGCGTGCCGTGGGGATGGCGGCGACCTCGAAGGACTGGGGACGCATCGCCGCGGACGCGGGCTATTACGACCAGGCGCACCTCATTGCCGACTTCCGGGAGCTCGTCGGGCTCACACCGGGCGCCTTCGTGAAGCGTGCGGGCGATCGGGGCGTTCGGTTCGGCTCCGGCGAGGCGGAGGCCGATCTCCACGACACCACGGAGCGACTCGGCCCCACCTTCATGCGTTCTTCCTCGGGTTCGCCGTCACCTCCCGGGCGGTGTCCATGAAGGCCCGGAAGGAGGGGGAGACCTGGGCGCGGCTCGGGAAGTAGAGGAAGAACCCGGGCACCGTGTTGCAACCGTGCACGCTCGCGGGCAGAAGGCGCGCGGCGGTCTCCTGGTGTCTTCGCACCAGGCCGCCGTTCGCTGGAGGCGAAATGTCCGGTCGTACGTGGAGCATGGTTGCCGCGATGTGGCTCGCGGCGTGTAGCACGCAGGTGTCCTCTCCCCAGGAGGAGGAGGAGAGCGCGGAAGAGGCGGTCTCGAGAGAGGAGTGGGGTGGAGAACTGGAGGTCCTCGTGGTGGACTCTCCGTCGCTCGGGGAGTCGCGCCTGGAGTATTTCCTCGTCGAGGGGCACCAGCGTCGCCCGGTGGTCTTCAGTCAGGGGGCACCGGAGGGGCTCCGCAGTGGCCTGAAGCTGAAGCTGCGCGGGCGGCGGGTGGGTGACCGACTCGTCGCCGAGGAGGCCGAGGTGGACACGCATGCGGCGGCCCTCCAAGCCGCCGCCGGGACCTGTGGCGTCACAGGAGTGCAACGCAGCCTGGTCATCCTGGCGGCGTTCCCGGGGCCCAGGCCGACCAACACCGTGGAAGGGACGCGGGAGGTCTTCTTTTCCTCCACGCGCCGTTCGCTGGCCGGCTATTGGCACGAGGTGTCCGAGGGCCGCACCACCACCACGGGCGACGTGGTGGGCTGGTACACGCTGGACCGTGCCTATTCCTGTAATGACACCCATGCCATGCGTGAAGCGGCCCTGAGGGCGGCGGACGCGGACGTGGACTTCACCCGGTATGACCGCGTCTTCATCGTCCACCCCATGCCCCAGGAGGGTTGCTCCTACTCGGGCCTGGCCACGCTGTCCTGCGCCTCGCTGTCGACGCCGGACGGCACGGTCCAGGCATCCACCGCATGGCTCGTCGCCGGGTACATGAGCCAGCACGACATGGCCGTGGAGTTGGTGACGCATGAGGCGGGGCATAACCTCTCGCTGAACCACGCGGGCTCGCGCGACTTCGGCGCCGAGCCGCTCGGGTACCTGGGCACCCAGGGCGTCGTCACCGAGTACGGGGACCTCTTTTCCACCATGGGCACCTGGAACCTGGGCCACTACGCGGCGCCGCACAAGGCACGCATCGGCTGGCTGGCGCCGGCCGCCGTGGCCGAGGTGGATGGCGTGGGTGGCACCTTCACGCTCGCGCCCGTGGTGTCGTCCGGCGGGTTGAAGGCCCTCAAGGTGCGCCGGGGTTCCTCGAGCGGCGGTTGGCTGTGGCTGGAATATCGCCAGGCCCTGGGCCCCTATGAGGAGACCCTGGGTCACCAGGTCTTCGGCGGCGCCCTCGTGCACTACGAGGACGAGGCGACGAGGGATGGCTCGCACCTGCTCGACTTCACGCCGGAGACCTCGTCCTGGAGCGACCCGGCCCTGCTGCCGGGAAGGACCTGGGACGACCCGTACAGCAACCTCTCCGTGACGGTGCAATCCGCGACGCCCGCGGGGCTCATGGTGCAGGTCCGGTATGCGCAGAAACCGTGTGTGCGGGCGCCTCCCGGAGTGCGGGTGACGTCCTTCGCGGACACCGCCTGGCCCGGTGGCCGGCCGGAGTTCGAGATCGCCCTCACCAATCAGGACTCGGCGGGTTGTGGCCCGAGCACCTTCCAGCTCGGCGCCATCCTCCCGGAGGGATGGGGCGCCGATCCGCTGCCCGCGCAGCTCACGGTCGCCGCGTCGAGCACGGCGTACGTGACCCTCCAGACGTATGTGCCCTATCGCATGGAGCCAGGGCTCTACACCGCGGGCGTGGCCGTCACCCGCGACGGCTACACGGTGCAGGGGACGAGCACGATGAGGATCGTCGAGCGCTGCGTCCCGTCGGCACCCACGCTCACGCTCTCGCCGAGCACCGTGAAGGCGGCCCCTGGCTCGGCGGTCACCTGGACGGTGAACGTGACCAACAACGACTCCGCGTCGTGCAATTGGGTCTGGTACGACTTCGTGTCCACCCAGCCGGCGGCCTGGGAGACGACCTGGTCCGACTGGGGGGTGAACCTCCCTCCAGGTGGCGCCTTCTCCTTCACGATGACGAAGTCCATCCCGGTGAACGCCTCTGGGCTGCACACCGTGGACCTGCAGATCCATCAGGAGGACTTCGGCCTCGCGGCGAGCGCCAGGGCCACCGTGGAGGTGAGCGAGTAGCCATTCTTCGCACGGACCTCAGCCGACGCGTCGGCCGACGCGTCGGCTCGTGTGCCGATGGTGTGTCGTCCACCTCCTCAGCCCGGATTTTCGCCTCCTTCGCGTCGGTGCGTCCTCGGCATGGCTGTTGCTCGAGGCCTCGGCAGCTGCCCTGGCAGCGTCACCCCGAAGCTTCGAAAGGATGCACCTCATGATGGACAAGCGTCATGCCCCCAAGATCATCCGTCTGACCACGCAGGGGGAGCCCTCGCTCATCATCAGCACCACGGGCACCTACAACTGGATCTGCAGCGATGTCGGTTCTGGCGCCACCCTGGACGTCACGCTCTTCCGCCCGAATCCCGACGATTCGAGCTACTTCATCATCGGCGATTACGCCCAGGGGAACTACGGGAGCCCCACCGGCGCCTCGTTCATCGTGAAGGCCATCAACGATGATCCCAACTCACCGCTGCTCAAGTCGCCGAAGGACTGGAGCGTCGTCTACACGGACGAGGGTAGTGGCGGCGACTACGACTGGTCCATCTGGGCGGCCGTTCCCCACGACGGCTATGTGCCGATCGGGATGGTAGGCCAGCTCGGTTACACCAGGCCCGACATCCAGAACTACCGCTGCATCCGTCGTGACCTGGTCGAGCAGTCGTCAGCGACGACGCAGATCTGGAACGATGAGGACTCCGGTGCCGACGACGACTGCACCATCTGGGCGGTCTCCAACGTGCCGAACGTGTTCGTCGCGCAGGCGAACTACAACGCGTACTCCGGCACGGTCTACAGGCTCAAGGGCGCGGACTGATCCGCTCCGCCGTTCCTTCCTCCATTCCACCTCTCACCTCAGGACGGCGGCCGTCACAAAGCCGCCGTCCCCGTGCGACTCATTTCTCAAACGGAAGTGTGACGATGCCCGCCAAAGACTCTCTCTCCGCCGCCGGCCTTGCTCAGGGAACGTTCGAGGTCGATGCGAACGGTCAGGCCACCTACAAGCTCCCGATCGATCTGCCACCAGGCATCGGCAACTTCCAGCCGAGCCTCGCACTCGTCTACAACCACCGCCAGCCCAATGGCCTCATGGGCGTGGGCTGGAGTCTCTCGGGCCTTTCGGCCATCACGCGGCTCAAGGCCACCTACGCGGTGGATGGCTTCAACGGCGCCGTCACCTACGGCCCGAACGACCGCTTCGCCCTGGACGGCCAGCGCCTCATCAACGTGCAGGGCGACTACGGCTCCGCGGGCACCGTCTACAACACCGAGATGCAGAGCTGGAACTACGTGCTGGCGGGCGCGACACCGGAGGAGGGCTTCACCGTCTACGGCAAGTCGGGCGAGCTCCGCGCGTACGGCACGACGGCCAACAGCCGCATCCTCGCTCCCGGTAGCACCCACATCCGCGCCTGGGTGCTCGCCTCCGTGACGGACCGAGATGGCAACCGCGTCGAGTTCACCTACACGCTCTCTCCGGACGGCCAGAACGCCGACTCGGGCTCCTATTTCATCCAGCGCATCGCCTACACGGTTCGAGACGACGGCACGCAGGCGAACCGCTTCGTCGACTTCACCTACGAGCAGCGCCCCGATCCGATCGAGGACTACGTGGCTGGATATCCGGTCAATCTCTACTACCGCCTGACGTCCATCATGACGTCGGTGGGCGAAGACGAGACGGTCCGGACCCTCACGCTTGGCTATCGCACCAGCTCCGCCACGCGGCTCAGCTGCTTGGAGTCGATCACCCTCACCGGCTCGAAGTCGGAAGGCTCACCGTCGCTTCCGCCGACGACGCTCGTCTGGCAGGACGTTGCCTCGCCGGGCTTCGACATCAACTCCTCCTCGACGCTGGATCAGCATCTCGGTCAGTCCGACATCCGCACGATGGATGTCAACGGCGATGGGCGCACCGACCTCGTGCAGCTCTGGACCGACAAGGACGGCTCGTTGCACGCCACGACGTATCTGGCCACGCCGGGGAGTGATGGAACGACCTATGTTCGCGCCGCCGACACGAACCTCGGCTCGTTTCCCGATCCGCGCGAGATCCACCCCGTGGATCTCAACGGCGATGGGCGCACGGATCTCCTGATCGTCTACGCGAGCGGACCGAACAGCGACCTTCGCCTCGCGGCCTTCCTCTCGAATGGAACGTCGTTCGACGACGGCGGTATCTTCGAGACCGGCGACTCCTGGACCTCGAAACACATCCAGTTCTTTCCCATGGACGTCAATGGAGATGGGCGCACGGACCTGGTGGAGGCGTACGCGCACTACGACCCGAACCAGGGCGAGCTCCTCTACTTCCGCGCGTACCTCTCGAAGTTCGGTGATGCACCGGACGCCACGTTCACCGAGGGAATCGTCAGTCCGACGGACGACCCGGCGAACCCGGCCCGGGTGCTTGCGTTCTGGCCCATGGATGTCAACGGCGATGGGATGCTGGATCTCGTGCGCGTCTGGCAGGATGGCTCCGACCAGACCCTCGTCGCGACGGCGTACCTGGGAGAGAGCAGCGGCATCGATGACGTCTCCTTCACGTCCTCGGTCAAGAGCAACCTGGGCACGCTCAATCTCACCAGCCAGATCGCCTTCCTCCCGGTCGACATCAACGGTGATGGTGTCCTGGATCTGCTGCAGATCTGGCGGGAGACAGGCAACTCCTCGACGACGCTGCACCTGACGACATTCCTGTGCAATGCGGCGGGGGCGTTCGTCCAGGGGCCTGACTCGGCCTTCCAGGACGAGACGATCGATCCGGACGGCTTCTTTCCCATGGACCTCGACGGGAGCGGCATCACCGCCATCGTCAACAAGTGGATCTCCGGCGACAACCGCCTGATGTTCACCGCCTTCCGCGGCTCGCCGTCGGGTACCTACCGTGTGCTCGAGCCGTTCGATGCTGGCGATGCCGGAACCACCGTCGTCAACGCGAAGTTCTACCCGTGCGACGTGAACGGCGATGGCAAGGCCGACCTGATGCGAGTCGGCACCGACGTGAACCAGCAGCCCGTCGTCGTTCCGTACACCTCGTCGGGCGGTGCGGTGGATCTCGTGGCTGCCTTCACGAACTCACTGGGCGGCGTGGTCGAGATCGGCTACGCGCCGCTCTCTGACTCCAGCGTCTATGGCCCGGGTGACCCGCTCACCTTCCCGGCGGGAGCGGGGGGGCGCTATCCCAATCCCTTGACGCCGACGCAGTACCCGGTCCAGGCGGTCATCGGCCGCGCGACCTACGTCGTATCTCGGTACACCCAGCGCAACGAGTCGTCCGCCAATCGCTTCGCCTACAGCACGACGAATACCGTGACGTACGCCGGCGCGCAGCTCAACCTGCTGGGCCGCGGGTGGCAGGGGTTCAAGACCGTGACGAACCTGGCGCAGGACACCGGGCTCGTCACGGTGGACACCTACAACCAGGACTTCCCCTATACGGGTACCAAGGCGTCCTCGCGTGTCGAGGCCAACGGCGCCTACTCGTCGGATCCACGTGTTCCGAAGGATCAGACGGTGCTGATGAGCGTCACGGCGCAGGAGTACACGGCGTATACCCGCGCCACGGGCGCCACGTCGCCCCATCCCATCGTCCATGAGACGCTGCGGACGTCCGTGCGGTGGGAGACGTGGAGCTACGGCACCTTCGACTACGCGCTCGCCCACACGTACAATTACGACGACTACGGCAACGAGACGCTCGATGCGACCCTGGGGTACGTCGACGCCGACGGGCAGCCGCTCAATCCCTCGGAGGCGGTGTACCAGCACCGGCAGTTCCAGAATGACCTCCTCAGTCCGGGCTGGGCGCTCGGTTACCTCCGCTACGCGAAGGAGAGCGCCAACGCCGAGGACCCGGACATCACCCGATTCCTGCCGGGCGACTACCACCTGCAGGTGTGCACGTACGAGCCGTCGACGTACAACCTGCTCACGCAGGGCCAGTGGGATGACACGAACAATGCCTTTCTGACGGTCCGCTACGGCTACGACGCCTTCGGCAACAAGAAGACCGAGACGAAGCCCGGCGGCTTCGCCACGACGTACGACTATGACCCGGACTACCACACGTATGTGATGCGTACGACCACGCCGCCCAACCAGCAGGGTGTGGCGCTGGTCACAACGAGTGGCTACGACCCTCGCTACGGCGTCCAGGTCGCGAGCGGCGACGCGAACGGCGTCATCTTCGTCTCGAAGCTCGATGCCTTCGGGCGCAAGGAGCTGGGGCAGGGCCCGGTCCCCTCGGGCACACAGGGCGACGCGAATGGCGTCACATCGCTCGTCACGGGAACGGCCGACCTCCGCGCCACGTTCCAGAATGCCCCCGTCGTGACGACGCAGCTCACGCGGTACCTCGATGATGGCCAGGGTGGCATCTACACCGAGGTGCAGTCGCTCCAATCCTTCCCGACGACAGACGCGCGTGAGCTCGTCTGGAAGCAGAGCTATGTCGACGGCCGTGCGCGCTCACGCGAGGTGGTGCGCCAGACCGGGCAACAGGCCGGCAATGCCATCGTCCTGACCGACTACTCCCAGGACAAGCCGTCAGTGGAGAGCTTTCCCTTCTTCTCCTCGACGTCGGTCGTCTCCAGCGCCCCGTATTCGCTCCTCACCACCTATGACATCCTCGGCCGGCCCATCCAGCGCACGGTGCCCTCGGGTCCCGATGGCACGATGGCCTCGGTCACGACGTGGTTCTACGGAAGTGGTGGTGCCGTCACCATCACGAGTGCCTCCGGCTCGGACACGCCCTACGTCGAGGTACATACCCACCACTATTACAACGGCAAGGACACCGTGACCGCCGTCACCGTGGATCCAGACGGCGCGAACGCGACGACGGTGTTCACGTATGACGCGGTGGCGCGGCTCACCTCCGTGACGGATCCGCCCACCCCGACGAGCCCGAACGGTGTCAGCAACACCCTCGCCTACGACTCGCTCGACCGCCGCAAGTGGATGGACAATCCCGACCAGAATACGACCGGGGATTCGAGCATCAAGGCGATGACGTTCACCTATGACGCGGCGACGGGACTGCAGTCCGGCCAGACCGATGCAGCCCGGGCGACGACCTCGTACACCTATGACGGCCTCGGTCGCCTGCTCACCAAGACGCTCAGCGACTCGAGGACCTTCACCTATACCTACGACACCGGGACGAACGGAAACGGGCGGCTCGCGAAGGTCGTTGCGACGCAGGCCGACGGTACGGTGGAGTCGCAATACGACTTCGGGTACGACCCGTACGGCAACCTCAACGCCAATGTGCTGACCCTCGAGGGAGAGTCCTCCCCCTTTTCCATCAGCAGCGTCTTCGATGCACAGAAGCGCGTGGTCCGTCAGACCTATCCCGACGCCACGACCCTGGAGCGCACCTACTCCTACGGCCAGTTCATCTCCGGGACACTCGACGGGGCTCGCACCGATTACCCGCTCGACGACTACAGCGCCTGGCAGAAGGCGGGCACGTCCGTCTACGGGCAGGGGCTCCTTCCCGGAAACGGCGTCGTGACGAACTACACATTCAGTCCGCTCGGCCAGGTGGTGGGTGAGGTCGTCAATGCCGCCTCGGGCAGGGTGCTCGACCTCTCCTATACC contains:
- a CDS encoding FG-GAP-like repeat-containing protein; this translates as MPAKDSLSAAGLAQGTFEVDANGQATYKLPIDLPPGIGNFQPSLALVYNHRQPNGLMGVGWSLSGLSAITRLKATYAVDGFNGAVTYGPNDRFALDGQRLINVQGDYGSAGTVYNTEMQSWNYVLAGATPEEGFTVYGKSGELRAYGTTANSRILAPGSTHIRAWVLASVTDRDGNRVEFTYTLSPDGQNADSGSYFIQRIAYTVRDDGTQANRFVDFTYEQRPDPIEDYVAGYPVNLYYRLTSIMTSVGEDETVRTLTLGYRTSSATRLSCLESITLTGSKSEGSPSLPPTTLVWQDVASPGFDINSSSTLDQHLGQSDIRTMDVNGDGRTDLVQLWTDKDGSLHATTYLATPGSDGTTYVRAADTNLGSFPDPREIHPVDLNGDGRTDLLIVYASGPNSDLRLAAFLSNGTSFDDGGIFETGDSWTSKHIQFFPMDVNGDGRTDLVEAYAHYDPNQGELLYFRAYLSKFGDAPDATFTEGIVSPTDDPANPARVLAFWPMDVNGDGMLDLVRVWQDGSDQTLVATAYLGESSGIDDVSFTSSVKSNLGTLNLTSQIAFLPVDINGDGVLDLLQIWRETGNSSTTLHLTTFLCNAAGAFVQGPDSAFQDETIDPDGFFPMDLDGSGITAIVNKWISGDNRLMFTAFRGSPSGTYRVLEPFDAGDAGTTVVNAKFYPCDVNGDGKADLMRVGTDVNQQPVVVPYTSSGGAVDLVAAFTNSLGGVVEIGYAPLSDSSVYGPGDPLTFPAGAGGRYPNPLTPTQYPVQAVIGRATYVVSRYTQRNESSANRFAYSTTNTVTYAGAQLNLLGRGWQGFKTVTNLAQDTGLVTVDTYNQDFPYTGTKASSRVEANGAYSSDPRVPKDQTVLMSVTAQEYTAYTRATGATSPHPIVHETLRTSVRWETWSYGTFDYALAHTYNYDDYGNETLDATLGYVDADGQPLNPSEAVYQHRQFQNDLLSPGWALGYLRYAKESANAEDPDITRFLPGDYHLQVCTYEPSTYNLLTQGQWDDTNNAFLTVRYGYDAFGNKKTETKPGGFATTYDYDPDYHTYVMRTTTPPNQQGVALVTTSGYDPRYGVQVASGDANGVIFVSKLDAFGRKELGQGPVPSGTQGDANGVTSLVTGTADLRATFQNAPVVTTQLTRYLDDGQGGIYTEVQSLQSFPTTDARELVWKQSYVDGRARSREVVRQTGQQAGNAIVLTDYSQDKPSVESFPFFSSTSVVSSAPYSLLTTYDILGRPIQRTVPSGPDGTMASVTTWFYGSGGAVTITSASGSDTPYVEVHTHHYYNGKDTVTAVTVDPDGANATTVFTYDAVARLTSVTDPPTPTSPNGVSNTLAYDSLDRRKWMDNPDQNTTGDSSIKAMTFTYDAATGLQSGQTDAARATTSYTYDGLGRLLTKTLSDSRTFTYTYDTGTNGNGRLAKVVATQADGTVESQYDFGYDPYGNLNANVLTLEGESSPFSISSVFDAQKRVVRQTYPDATTLERTYSYGQFISGTLDGARTDYPLDDYSAWQKAGTSVYGQGLLPGNGVVTNYTFSPLGQVVGEVVNAASGRVLDLSYTYDPLNQLLSVTDNSDGNQSQSFTYLNRRLTSASVPGFTGGSYAYDDSGNLTTKDEVIYTSTAHFVSRGIRHGEQVYSATPDACGRTRSRTSYGVTLGFEYDGLSCLRKVTAADGSTLREMLSDHVGRLLRQVDADGNVTLFIDPAYQVYRPNGGRDTVTKYLLDDRGTAAAITSSGVVYFRRDFKGSNTHAFGAEATVVTQIAYGGYGERRIVSGTGFAPEYEQRPFDTELGLYYFGARYYDPAIGRFLTPDSQPGSDYLLHPDAFNRFAFELNNPINLVDPTGHAAWGAGFALAVLLFFVGAAAIVLTGGAATPWVVAAGAIIGTGLVGAGLNAGIYSYTHKDVHGSAFWKGYGVNAGVGFAVGAITGGLATAFSPAIDFAANALVQRGLQWATSRGIQLLSEEALEKTLQYTARATLWAAFGSVTTGVGDMFTQFMSNVAEKKVLGEANVSLSDGLGRAFLTGFGFGALAGAFQGIADSVMLKKTYGPEELTTQPVEMTGVGKSEATPLLGDMASVYTLNISVQSTIKSRIILFGLGEGSLIVDAALEANGY
- a CDS encoding helix-turn-helix domain-containing protein: MPRTMDSAALTFSLSRFVEDVRGLVPVAGRASHERLPDGRTILVFRVFEEGRKGDVAVAGPRTQALFKNATGVARAVMLQFKPGWSAQLLGVAASALTDRIVPLEDIWGRSGGDLCLELLAARSLPEMLDRLSHAIALRAHQTFDPASARLARRAVRLFEGDEVRVESVAERLGVTARHLRRAFTESVGIGPKDFARAVRLQRAVGMAATSKDWGRIAADAGYYDQAHLIADFRELVGLTPGAFVKRAGDRGVRFGSGEAEADLHDTTERLGPTFMRSSSGSPSPPGRCP
- a CDS encoding Vps62-related protein, yielding MMDKRHAPKIIRLTTQGEPSLIISTTGTYNWICSDVGSGATLDVTLFRPNPDDSSYFIIGDYAQGNYGSPTGASFIVKAINDDPNSPLLKSPKDWSVVYTDEGSGGDYDWSIWAAVPHDGYVPIGMVGQLGYTRPDIQNYRCIRRDLVEQSSATTQIWNDEDSGADDDCTIWAVSNVPNVFVAQANYNAYSGTVYRLKGAD